The following are encoded in a window of Colletotrichum lupini chromosome 3, complete sequence genomic DNA:
- a CDS encoding glycoprotease, with protein MRCPSLTIFQRWRAPSLHLHRTVNGNAAIAPAAHVRPTPFRQQNQLQRQHQCRTLLTLAIETSCDDTCVALLSKDPGPLGRATLHFHRKITSDSTAYGGVYPPVALRSHDASLAPLVAEALSSLPPAASEEEARNHDDSKLIREDGKGGGRFLAGELGLSSNNTLTVAGTRRQKPDFVTVTRGPGMSANLASGLSTAKGLATAWQVPLLAVNHMQAHALTPRLVSALARHDPTTSTASSSTTASSSPTVDVTATIKPEYPFLTLLVSGGHTQLVHSRSLTSHRILASSSNIAVGDALDKAARHILPPDMLASHGDVMYGALLERFAFPDSFVPSSLSSSDPRSQHGHDYEYTPPLRRVDEIAPYTAPPPYSWTLHPPLSASRALSYEFNGLGSEVRKIATSRGGSMSLDERRILARATMRLLFEHLATRIFLALAAEPELKDALKTLVVSGGVASNRFLMHVLRKMLDVRGFEHVEITAPPPALCTDNAAMIAWTGMEMYEAGWESSLSVHPERKWSIDPSSEEGGILGVPGWRRREH; from the coding sequence ATGCGCTGCCCTTCCCTCACGATTTTCCAAAGATGGCGCGCTCCGTCTCTTCACCTCCATCGAACCGTCAACGGTAACGCAGCAATAGCCCCGGCAGCGCATGTGCGGCCGACACCCTTTCGACAGCAAAACCAGCTCCAGCGCCAGCACCAGTGCCGAACTCTCCTAACCCTCGCAATCGAAACATCGTGCGACGATACCTGCGTCGCCCTCCTCTCCAAAGACCCCGGTCCCCTGGGTCGCGCGACCCTCCACTTTCACCGCAAAATCACATCCGATAGCACGGCCTACGGCGGCGTCTACCCGCCCGTCGCCCTACGCTCCCACGACGCATCGCTCGCGCCACTCGTCGCCGAAGCCCTCTCCTCTCTGCCCCCAGCTGCCTCCGAGGAAGAAGCTCGGAATCACGATGACAGCAAGTTGATACGAGAAGACGGGAAAGGGGGAGGTCGCTTTCTCGCAGGAGAGCTAGGGCTATCAAGCAACAACACGCTCACAGTCGCCGGCACTCGGCGCCAGAAACCCGACTTCGTGACGGTGACCCGCGGCCCCGGCATGTCCGCGAACCTCGCCTCCGGGCTCTCGACGGCAAAAGGCCTCGCAACAGCCTGGCAGGTGCCCCTCCTGGCCGTGAACCACATGCAAGCCCACGCCCTGACCCCTCGCCTCGTCTCCGCGCTCGCCCGCCATGATCCGACGACATCTACAGCGTCCTCATCCACCaccgcctcctcctctccAACAGTCGATGTCACCGCTACTATAAAACCAGAATACCCCTTCCTCACCCTCCTAGTCTCCGGCGGCCACACCCAGCTCGTCCACTCCCGCTCCCTCACATCTCACCGCATcctcgcctcctcctccaacaTCGCCGTCGGCGACGCCCTCGACAAGGCAGCGCGCCACATCCTCCCGCCGGACATGCTAGCATCCCACGGAGACGTCATGTACGGCGCCCTCCTCGAACGCTTCGCCTTTCCCGACTCCTTTGTCCCCTCCTCTCTATCATCATCAGATCCTAGAAGCCAGCACGGTCACGACTACGAATACACCCCTCCCCTCCGCCGCGTCGACGAAATCGCGCCGTACACCGCTCCCCCACCCTACTCCTGGACCCTCCACCCTCCCCTCTCCGCCTCCCGCGCCTTATCCTACGAGTTCAATGGCCTAGGCAGCGAAGTCCGCAAAATCGCCACCTCAAGAGGCGGCTCCATGTCTCTCGACGAACGACGGATCCTCGCCCGCGCCACCATGCGCCTCCTATTCGAGCACCTGGCAACTCGCATCTTCCTCGCTCTTGCCGCCGAGCCGGAATTGAAAGATGCACTGAAAACACTCGTCGTGAGCGGCGGTGTCGCAAGCAATCGCTTCCTCATGCACGTGCTACGGAAGATGCTCGACGTCCGCGGATTCGAGCATGTGGAGATCACGGCGCCCCCGCCAGCGTTGTGTACGGACAATGCGGCCATGATTGCATGGACCGGCATGGAAATGTACGAAGCTGGCTGGGAGAGTTCACTTTCCGTACATCCTGAGCGCAAGTGGTCGATTGACCCGTCCAGCGAAGAGGGTGGCATCCTGGGTGTCCCTGGatggagaagaagagaacATTAA
- a CDS encoding proteasome component PRE2, with translation MDSLVAKYSRPAFEQHNTFRDDEQEDLELLGGAPPLSLKFAMPPVAHTDMGNPSMQPSSWLRAATDDRANPDCPIKIAHGTTTLAFRFQGGIIVATDSRATAGNWIASQTVKKVIEINSVLLGTMAGGAADCQYWLAWLGMQCRLHELRHKRRISVAAASKILANLVYSYKGMGLSMGTMCAGVTKEEGPALYYVDSDGTRLPGNLFCVGSGQTFAYGVLDAEYRYDLTDQEALDLGSRSILAATHRDAYSGGFINLYHVKEEGWVKHGFNDTNPIFWKTKLEKGEFTNVTADLD, from the exons ATGGACAGCCTTGTGGCCAAGTACAGCCGCCCGGCGTTCGAGCAACACAACACCTTCAGAGACGATGAGCAGGAGGACCTTGAGCTCCTGGGTGGAGCGCCGCCGCTGTCATTGAAGTTTGCTATGCCCCCGGTCGCACAT ACTGACATGGGGAACCCCTCAATGCAGCCCTCCTCCTGGCTCCGCGCAGCAACAGACGACCGAGCCAACCCCGACTGCCCCATCAAGATTGCCCACGGCACAACGACCCTCGCCTTCCGATTCCAAGGCGGCATTATCGTCGCCACCGATTCCCGTGCGACTGCCGGAAACTGGATTGCCTCGCAAACAGTCAAGAAGGTCATTGAGATCAACTCAGTGCTCCTGGGCACCATGGCCGGCGGTGCCGCTGACTGTCAGTACTGGCTTGCATGGTTGGGCATGCAGTGCCGCCTGCACGAACTCCGCCACAAGCGCCGCATTTCCGTCGCCGCGGCGTCCAAGATTCTCGCCAACCTCGTCTACTCATACAAGGGCATGGGCCTCAGCATGGGCACCATGTGTGCCGGCGTTACGAAGGAGGAGGGCCCCGCGCTGTACTACGTCGATTCAGACGGCACTCGTCTGCCTGGCAACCTCTTCTGCGTCGGCAGTGGTCAGACTTTTGCCTACGGTGTTTTGGACGCTGAGTACCGCTACGACTTGACCGACCAGGAAGCTCTTGACCTCGGTAGCCGAAGTATTCTTGCCGCTACGCACCGTGACGCCTACTCTGGTGGTTTCATCAACCTCTACCACGTCAAGGAGGAGGGCTGGGTCAAGCACGGCTTCAATGACACGAATCCCATTTTCTGGAAGACGAAGCTGGAGAAGGGCGAGTTCACCAACGTCACTGCCGACTTGGACTAG
- a CDS encoding cyclin-K, which produces MASIDRYRPSREAYQPPTLPPGPPRPDRQSRSPGRRLDVPPAVPSPPTHSSRTSPPRPHSQRDTRSPQRSRAQTPGPPPNQWYFTPDETLSTPSILDGISPAEERLRRAKGVNFIYQAGVLLDLPQITLWVAGVFFHRFYMRYSMVEEKNGIHHYNIAATALFLANKTEENCRKTKEIIITVAKVAQKNPKLMIDEMSKEYWRWRDSILMYEELMLEYLTFDLMVENPYQRLFELLGQLEIVHNKHLRQSAWAFCSDACLTSIPLLLEARDVAISAIFFASIHTQQKIEDVNGEPWWRALKGNEDKCAKAIDIVRQFYTENPLRKQNPSLPSPAFDLANTRQPRDQMSQDALSSTAGTPFELDRGTQSPRARANGRDDVTNTESGSQATLKEPERANGNNLASPGKRKELDSDSEGREQKRARLSDKDEGEVLD; this is translated from the exons ATGGCTAGTATCGATCGCTATCGGCCTTCCAGAGAGGCCTACCAGCCTCCCACGCTCCCCCCGGGTCCGCCTCGACCAGACCGGCAATCCAGATCTCCCGGGCGTCGTCTCGATGTGCCACCTGCAGTTCCATCTCCCCCGACACACTCATCGCGGACCTCGCCGCCGCGCCCTCATTCTCAGCGAGACACGCGCTCACCCCAGCGGTCAAGGGCGCAAACACCAGGACCTCCGCCCAATCAGTGGTACTTCACCCCCGACGAGACCCTGAGCACACCGAGTATTCTAGATGGCATTTCACCGGCAGAGGAGCGCCTACGACGCGCGAAGGGTGTCAACTTCATATATCAGGCCGGAGTTCTTCTCGACTTGCCCCAAATCACCCTTTGGGTTGCAGGTGTCTTCTTCCACCGGTTCTATATGCGATACAGTATGGTTGAAGAGAAGAACGGCATCCACCACTAC AACATTGCAGCCACTGCGCTCTTTCTCGCGAATAAGACAGAAGAAAACTGTCGGAAGACAAAGGAAATCATCATCACAGTGGCGAAGGTCGCCCAAAAGAACCCCAAGCTAATGATAGATGAGATGAGCAAGGAGTACTGGCGGTGGAGAGACAGCATTCTCATGTACGAGGAGTTGATGCTGGAATACCTCACATTCGACCTCATGGTGGAGAACCCTTACCAGCGTCTATTCGAGCTTCTCGGTCAACTCGAAATAGTTCACAACAAACATCTGAGGCAGTCAGCTTGGGCGTTCTGCAGCGACGCCTGCCTTACCTCCATCCCTCTACTGCTCGAAGCACGCGACGTTGCCATCAGTGCCATCTTCTTTGCCAGTATACACACACAGCAGAAGATCGAAGATGTCAACGGCGAACCGTGGTGGAGGGCACTGAAAGGAAACGAAGACAAGTGTGCCAAGGCCATCGACATTGTCCGACAGTTCTACACTGAGAACCCGCTCCGTAAACAGAACCCGTCACTGCCATCACCAGCTTTTGACCTGGCCAATACTAGACAGCCAAGGGATCAGATGAGCCAGGACGCTCTCTCCTCTACAGCAGGCACGCCTTTTGAGCTGGATAGAGGAACGCAGAGCCCAAGAGCTAGGGCTAATGGTCGCGATGACGTCACTAATACTGAGTCTGGCTCGCAGGCCACGCTTAAGGAGCCCGAGAGAGCGAATGGCAATAACCTGGCGTCCCCAGGAAAGAGGAAGGAGCTTGACTCGGATTCCGAGGGCAGAGAACAGAAGCGGGCACGACTGTCCGATAAAGATGAAGGGGAGGTCTTGGACTAG
- a CDS encoding dihydrouridine synthase: MTAQVRIAHLGAFDVIVTMAADLYNGTLSDRTHPLKIFDAAKSQDRFLNVSAPMLAFRQTVHEYATDLCWTPMILSKEFNRNNFARDSDLTISTRGVQPPTIVQFGANSPLELARSSSLAAPFVNGVDLNCGCPQSWACAETLGAALMEQRELVRDMVIETRQRLASDGWHVGKERDIDSPKGRSVSVKIRVHKDLRKTMDFIDTVIGNPLNRNIDFLTIHPRTRHTASTTPINTESLGILLEKYGDTLPILLSGDVFSMATLPLSTVSKAPEEPLEPTLINGHNGYTDFTPSGTKLAGLMSARGILANPALYAGFESCPWEAVECFMRHVIRAPMPVKLVQHHLHEMCGPGMGPDKRALLNRQERAALLALENMVDVIDFLDDAINRKTGRTEGLHREPRRSSTIHIP, translated from the exons ATGACAGCACAGGTGAGGATCGCCCATCTAG GCGCCTTCGACGTT ATTGTCACCATGGCGGCCGACCTCTATAATGGAACTCTTTCAGATAGAACACA TCCCCTGAAAATATTCGATGCTGCCAAGAGTCAAGATAGATTTCTGAACGTCTCAGCCCCTATG CTCGCTTTCCGTCAAACCGTTCATGAATATGCTACCGATCTCTGCTGGACACCCATGATCCTGTCGAAAGAGTTCAACCGCAATAACTTTGCCCGGGACAGTG ATCTCACAATATCCACCCGTGGAGTTCAGCCTCCCACGATAGTTCAATTTGGCGCAAACAGCCCTCTCGAGCTCGCCCGCTCATCATCTCTTGCCGCCCCTTTTGTCAACGGTGTCGATCTCAACTGCGGGTGCCCACAGTCATGGGCTTGCGCAGAGACTCTTGGTGCCGCTCTTATGGAGCAGCGTGAACTCGTGCGAGATATGGTCATTGAGACTCGTCAACGCTTGGCTAGTGACGGCTGGCATGTTGGCAAGGAGCGGGATATCGACAGTCCAAAGGGGAGGAGCGTCAGCGTCAAGATCCGTGTGCACAAGGACTTGAG GAAGACGATGGACTTCATCGACACTGTCATTGGCAACCCCCTGAACCGTAATATCGACTTCCTGACGATCCATCCCCGTACCCGTCATACAGCATCCACCACCCCTATTAACACCGAATCTCTTGGCATTCTCCTCGAGAAATACGGTGACACGCTCCCAATCCTTCTATCCGGCGATGTCTTCTCCATGGCCACGCTACCCCTGTCGACGGTATCCAAAGCACCAGAAGAACCTTTGGAACCGACACTGATCAACGGCCATAATGGCTATACGGACTTCACCCCCAGTGGCACCAAGTTGGCAGGTCTCATGTCTGCGCGGGGTATCCTCGCAAACCCTGCTCTTTACGCTGGATTCGAGTCTTGCCCGTGGGAGGCTGTCGAATGCTTCATGCGCCACGTCATTCGTGCCCCGATGCCAGTGAAGCTCGTTCAGCATCACCTTCACGAGATGTGCGGACCAGGTATGGGGCCAGATAAGCGTGCTTTGCTGAATCGACAGGAGAGGGCAGCATTACTTGCTCTCGAAAATATGGTGGACGTGATAGATTTCTTGGATGATGCGATCAATCGCAAGACAGGCAGGACGGAAGGACTTCATCGAGAGCCGAGACGTAGCTCAACAATTCATATACCATGA
- a CDS encoding phosphoribosylaminoimidazole carboxylase — MVKKPVIGLLGGGQLGRMLCEAAGPLGIDIAILDEANCPAKQANQNSRHVTGSFKDPAKIRELAAMCDVLTVEIEHVNTEVLEEIATRGVITAPGTVKKVPCNPHWQTLRLIQDKYLQKEHFAKGGLPIAPQMAIESGPAMPESLTAAYRAFQFPFMLKARKGSYDGRGNFKVRGPEDYEEAIRTMGKLSLYAEKWVPFEMELAVMVVRTEDEDGELRKVHTYPAVETIHEESICTKVYYPPRQVSADVCEKARQVAGDVIKTVKGRGVFAVEMFLLKDGTITVNEVAPRPHNSGHWTIEGVPYMSQYKAQLHSILDMLPRSIKLRPRVSGALMLNILGGAREDSHEELVDLTTSLYDDNMDVFLHLYGKSSKPGRKIGHITVTTHSANSSLERLAAPLINEVNYMREARLDAASDQLRLQESPAKKTSSRNADKPLVVVTMGSDSDLKVLKGAFEILEHFEVPYDLDITSAHRTPHRMVELGKTAAQRGIKVLIAAAGGAAHLPGMLASETTVPVIGVPVKATHLDGHDSLLSIVQMPRGCPVATVGINNSTNAALLAVKILGSSSLEYQQKMAQYMSNMSREVEHKASELQSKGWKAYLENQ; from the exons ATGGTCAAGAAGCCCGTCATCGGCCTCCTTGGAGGTGGCCAGTTGGGCCGAATGTTGTGCGAGGCCGCGGGGCCCCTCGGCATCGATATCGCGATCCTGGACGAGGCCAATTGTCCTGCGAAGCAAGCTAACCAAAACAGCCGGCACGTCACCGGTTCCTTCAAGGACCCGGCCAAGATCAGAGAATTGGCTGCCATGTGTGACGTCCTCACTGTCGAGATCGAGCACGTAAACACTGAGGTTCTCGAGGAGATTGCGACCCGCGGTGTTATCACTGCTCCAGGCACCGTTAAGAAAGTACCCTGTAACCCCCATTGGCAGACTCTACGTCTGATCCAGGACAAGTACTTGCAAAAAGAGCACTTCGCCAAGGGTGGTCTCCCCATTGCCCCTCAGATGGCCATTGAATCCGGCCCTGCTATGCCTGAGAGCCTCACGGCCGCTTACAGGGCATTCCAATTCCCATTCATGCTCAAGGCGAGAAAGGGTTCCTATGACGGCCGTGGTAACTTCAAGGTTAGGGGCCCGGAGGACTACGAGGAGGCTATCCGGACAATGGGCAAGCTCTCACTCTACGCTGAGAAGTGGGTACCTTTCGAGATGGAGCTCGCCGTCATGGTTGTGCGAACTGAAGATGAGGACGGCGAGTTGAGAAAGGTTCACACTTACCCGGCTGTCGAAACTATCCACGAGGAGAGTATCTGCACCAAGGTGTACTACCCACCTCGCCAAGTCAGTGCGGATGTATGTGAGAAGGCACGCCAGGTGGCTGGGGATGTTATCAAGACGGTGAAGGGCAGAGGTGTCTTCGCTGTTGAGATGTTCCTGCTCAAGGACG GCACAATCACCGTCAACGAGGTTGCTCCTCGTCCCCACAACTCGGGCCACTGGACTATTGAGGGTGTGCCCTACATGTCGCAGTACAAGGCGCAGCTCCACTCCATCTTGGATATGCTCCCGCGATCTATCAAGTTGCGGCCTCGCGTCTCCGGCGCTCTGATGCTCAACATTCTCGGCGGTGCGCGTGAAGACTCCCACGAAGAGTTGGTCGACCTGACCACATCCTTATACGATGACAACATGGATGTGTTCCTCCACCTCTATGGCAAATCGTCCAAGCCTGGCCGCAAGATTGGACACATCACCGTGACGACTCACTCTGCCAACTCCAGCTTGGAGAGGCTAGCAGCGCCTCTGATTAACGAGGTGAACTACATGCGCGAAGCGCGACTTGATGCTGCTTCAGACCAACTTCGTCTACAAGAGTCTCCTGCCAAGAAGACCAGCTCCCGCAACGCCGATAAGCCCTTGGTTGTTGTCACCATGGGTTCTGACTCAGACCTCAAGGTCTTGAAGGGTGCCTTCGAGATTCTTGAGCATTTCGAGGTTCCCTATGACCTTGACATCACTTCTGCTCACCGTACGCCCCATCGTATGGTTGAACTTGGAAAGACCGCCGCGCAGCGTGGCATCAAGGTCTTGATCGCAGCTG CCGGCGGTGCTGCCCATCTCCCAGGCATGCTGGCATCCGAGACAACTGTGCCAGTGATTGGCGTGCCCGTCAAGGCCACTCATCTTGACGGCCACGACAGCTTGCTGAGCATCGTGCAAATGCCCCGCGGTTGCCCCGTGGCAACGGTCGGTATCAACAACTCCACCAACGCTGCCCTCCTCGCTGTCAAGATTCTCGGGTCGTCCAGCCTCGAGTACCAGCAAAAGATGGCTCAGTACATGAGCAACATGTCCCGGGAAGTTGAGCATAAGGCTTCCGAGCTGCAGAGTAAAGGATGGAAGGCGTACCTTGAGAACCAATGA